In a single window of the Nicotiana tomentosiformis chromosome 10, ASM39032v3, whole genome shotgun sequence genome:
- the LOC138899896 gene encoding uncharacterized protein — translation MRPPPPFPQRLQKVKDNSTYKKFLDILKKVQINIPLVDILQEVPKYTKYIKDIVANKRRLTEFETMTLTEECSSRIQSKLPQKLKDPGSFTIQISIGKHAVGRVLCDLEVSINLMSLSVFRQLSFYEPRPTTVILQLADRSLAHPKGVIEDVLVQVGSFIFPADFIILNYEPDQEVPFILGRPFLATSRAIIDVCEGKMTMRVGD, via the coding sequence ATGAGGCCACCACCTCCGTTCCCTCAAAGATTGCAGAAAGTGAAAGATAATTCCACGTATAAAAAatttcttgatattttgaagaAGGTGCAAATAAATATTCCACTGGTGGACATCCTACAAGAAGTACCCAAATATACAAAATACATCAAGGACATAGTGGCAAATAAAAGGAGGCTGACTGAATTCGAGACTATGACACTCACTGAGGAATGTAGCTCTAGAATCCAAAGCAAGCTACCTCAGAAATTGAAAGATCCaggtagtttcactatccaaatCTCGATTGGTAAGCATGCGGTTGGGCGAGTTTTGTGTGATCTTGAAGTGAGCATCAATCTGATGTCGCTATCTGTGTTCAGACAGTTGAGTTTTTATGAGCCGCGCCCAACAACGGTAATCTTACAGTTGGCTGATCGCTCCCTTGCTCATCCgaaaggagtgattgaagatgtgttagttcaagtGGGTTCTTTCATATTCCCTGCTGATTTTATTATCTTGAACTACGAGCCTGATCAGGAAGTCCCATTTATTTTGGGCCGTCCATTCTTAGCCACAAGCCGAGCTATTATTGATGTATGCGAAGGAAAGATGACGATGAGAGTAGGTGATTAA